In Pseudokineococcus lusitanus, one genomic interval encodes:
- a CDS encoding ABC transporter substrate-binding protein — translation MRAALHRPLPTSAGPRRARRAVALTAVGALALAGCGAGSRTGNENAAEVECAVEVSEPTTVNVLAYNSSAIDPFTDTMVNSCTQGDLTVEHEPIDFAGQVQRTTATLAGDEGTYDVIETYGYIIPQLGTEGSLQPLNEYVDQFGEEYGLGELNAGMLEAMTYEGDLYALPMQAQMFVMAYRADVFEEQGLEPPTTFAELKEVSQALQDSGEFQYPLALPWLASGDLATAYDAALGSLGVDYVDPETKTPNFDDPLAVTALEELKSLTPFMDPQVTTFDQPAVQQQMYNGDAAMAIMFSGRMSDLTVESNTEFAADFAFAPPPTVGDSGPQYSALSVDGWSIPTNTTVDPAVLFEVIASSVSQEASEASVPAAYPARDGVVTPDSGPYAEAAIDAIDNAPPAEPFPWTAPIANETLPVVAEVILGQTTPEEGAARMQEIATGVLAQY, via the coding sequence ATGCGCGCAGCGCTGCACCGACCCCTGCCCACCTCCGCCGGCCCCCGGCGCGCCCGCCGTGCCGTGGCCCTCACGGCCGTCGGCGCGCTCGCCCTCGCGGGCTGCGGCGCCGGCTCGCGGACCGGCAACGAGAACGCCGCCGAGGTGGAGTGCGCGGTCGAGGTCTCGGAGCCGACGACCGTCAACGTCCTCGCCTACAACTCCTCGGCGATCGACCCCTTCACCGACACGATGGTGAACAGCTGCACCCAGGGCGACCTCACGGTCGAGCACGAGCCCATCGACTTCGCCGGCCAGGTGCAGCGCACCACGGCCACGCTGGCGGGCGACGAGGGCACGTACGACGTCATCGAGACGTACGGCTACATCATCCCGCAGCTCGGCACCGAGGGGTCGCTCCAGCCCCTCAACGAGTACGTCGACCAGTTCGGCGAGGAGTACGGGCTCGGCGAGCTCAACGCCGGGATGCTCGAGGCGATGACGTACGAGGGCGACCTCTACGCCCTCCCCATGCAGGCGCAGATGTTCGTCATGGCGTACCGCGCCGACGTCTTCGAGGAGCAGGGCCTCGAGCCGCCGACGACCTTCGCGGAGCTCAAGGAGGTCTCGCAGGCGCTCCAGGACTCCGGCGAGTTCCAGTACCCGCTGGCGCTCCCGTGGCTCGCGAGCGGCGACCTCGCCACCGCCTACGACGCGGCGCTCGGCTCCCTCGGCGTCGACTACGTCGACCCGGAGACCAAGACGCCGAACTTCGACGACCCGCTGGCCGTCACGGCGCTCGAGGAGCTGAAGAGCCTCACGCCCTTCATGGACCCGCAGGTCACGACCTTCGACCAGCCGGCCGTCCAGCAGCAGATGTACAACGGCGACGCCGCCATGGCGATCATGTTCTCGGGCCGCATGAGCGACCTCACGGTCGAGTCCAACACCGAGTTCGCCGCCGACTTCGCCTTCGCGCCGCCGCCCACGGTCGGCGACTCGGGCCCGCAGTACAGCGCCCTGTCCGTCGACGGCTGGTCGATCCCGACCAACACGACGGTCGACCCCGCGGTCCTCTTCGAGGTCATCGCGTCCTCGGTCTCCCAGGAGGCCTCCGAGGCGTCCGTCCCCGCCGCCTACCCGGCGCGCGACGGCGTCGTGACCCCCGACAGCGGCCCGTACGCCGAGGCCGCCATCGACGCGATCGACAACGCGCCCCCGGCCGAGCCCTTCCCGTGGACCGCGCCGATCGCCAACGAGACGCTCCCCGTCGTCGCCGAGGTCATCCTCGGGCAGACCACGCCCGAGGAGGGCGCGGCCCGCATGCAGGAGATCGCCACCGGGGTGCTCGCCCAGTACTGA
- a CDS encoding STAS domain-containing protein: MSTAETDDGAVGREPTATPSTPSTGSLPAVAPRPAGPSGTVEASPDEPGVVVLRGEVDASVVAGVPDALVTSGVRVADVAGVTFIDSGGIHLLLRLHRAAPEGLDLRGASEDGLVVAVLATLGLAGLFGRA; encoded by the coding sequence GTGAGCACGGCGGAGACGGACGACGGGGCGGTGGGCCGGGAGCCCACGGCGACGCCGTCGACCCCGTCCACGGGCTCCCTCCCCGCCGTGGCCCCCCGCCCCGCCGGCCCGTCGGGCACGGTCGAGGCCTCGCCGGACGAGCCGGGCGTCGTCGTCCTGCGCGGCGAGGTCGACGCGTCGGTCGTCGCCGGCGTCCCCGACGCGCTCGTCACCTCGGGCGTCCGGGTGGCCGACGTCGCCGGCGTCACCTTCATCGACTCCGGCGGCATCCACCTGCTGCTGCGCCTGCACCGCGCCGCCCCCGAGGGGCTCGACCTCCGCGGTGCGTCCGAGGACGGGCTCGTCGTCGCGGTGCTCGCGACGCTCGGCCTCGCCGGGCTCTTCGGCCGCGCCTGA
- a CDS encoding ATP-binding protein: MAPSPDAGPPTDFRRDALNEAVDAQPHGRSSAGEAEEFPAGFALDRAWDVDTLDELADLRQAVARRVTEVLPDDVDRGSGDAPSAMDHMLLVATELASNAIRHGRPPVLLRLHLPTTGGPVREVVVETVDHDTRRLPQFVEGGHRDGGRGMLLAARLALEVSWRTTATTKHVWARLRTDQLRQAEG, from the coding sequence GTGGCACCCTCCCCCGACGCCGGCCCGCCGACCGACTTCCGCCGTGACGCGCTCAACGAGGCCGTAGACGCGCAGCCGCACGGGCGCTCGTCCGCCGGCGAGGCGGAGGAGTTCCCCGCCGGCTTCGCCCTCGACCGCGCGTGGGACGTCGACACCCTCGACGAGCTCGCCGACCTCCGGCAGGCCGTGGCCCGGCGCGTGACCGAGGTCCTCCCGGACGACGTCGACCGGGGCAGCGGCGACGCGCCGAGCGCCATGGACCACATGCTGCTCGTCGCGACCGAGCTGGCCAGCAACGCCATCCGGCACGGGCGGCCGCCGGTGCTGCTGCGGCTCCACCTGCCGACGACGGGCGGGCCGGTGCGCGAGGTCGTCGTCGAGACGGTCGACCACGACACCCGTCGGCTCCCGCAGTTCGTCGAGGGCGGTCACCGCGACGGCGGCCGCGGCATGCTCCTGGCCGCGCGCCTGGCGCTCGAGGTCTCGTGGCGCACGACGGCCACGACGAAGCACGTCTGGGCCCGCCTGCGGACGGACCAGCTGCGGCAGGCCGAGGGCTGA
- the trxA gene encoding thioredoxin, which produces MSTRELTLAEHDATVAEGIVLIDFWAEWCGPCKRFAPVYEKVSTANEDITFAKVDTEAEQELAARYGITSIPTLVAYRDGIPVFSQPGALPQPALEDLVGQLRGLDMTEVRQRYDEAMAQQGQQA; this is translated from the coding sequence ATGAGCACCCGTGAGCTGACGCTGGCCGAGCACGACGCGACCGTCGCCGAGGGCATCGTCCTCATCGACTTCTGGGCCGAGTGGTGCGGCCCGTGCAAGCGCTTCGCGCCCGTCTACGAGAAGGTCTCGACGGCGAACGAGGACATCACCTTCGCCAAGGTGGACACCGAGGCGGAGCAGGAGCTCGCCGCCCGCTACGGCATCACCTCGATCCCCACGCTCGTCGCCTACCGCGACGGCATCCCCGTCTTCAGCCAGCCCGGCGCCCTGCCGCAGCCGGCCCTCGAGGACCTCGTGGGCCAGCTCCGCGGCCTCGACATGACCGAGGTGCGTCAGCGCTACGACGAGGCGATGGCCCAGCAGGGCCAGCAGGCCTGA
- a CDS encoding CDP-glycerol glycerophosphotransferase family protein, with amino-acid sequence MRVVYNSFNGRYADNPRAVHQALLARGDDVEHLWLADERHLAGFPEGVTTVPIRTPAAVAALDGADAVVANTHMDQDAWSLREGGLYVQTWHGTPLKRIHGDAHTQYSDEDMRLLQAEVDRWGCLVGPGGEGSALLARAFRYEGRVLDTGYPRNDVLHAPDRDARRADVRRRLGLGDDEKVVLYAPTWRDDEDHAAADGGTGGLDAAGLADRLGEGWRVLVRLHYFVLRGAGASHERVLDVGAHPDIAELYLAADAFVTDYSSSLFDVAPTDLPVVLFAYDLEHYRDTLRGFYLDLDEQSPGPVVRTQAELEAVLADLPAVTAAWAGRRAEFVRRWAPLDDGGATRRLLEQTGL; translated from the coding sequence GTGCGCGTCGTCTACAACAGCTTCAACGGGCGCTACGCGGACAACCCGCGCGCCGTGCACCAGGCGCTGCTCGCGCGCGGCGACGACGTGGAGCACCTGTGGCTCGCCGACGAGCGGCACCTCGCGGGCTTCCCCGAGGGCGTCACGACCGTCCCGATCCGCACCCCGGCCGCGGTGGCCGCGCTCGACGGCGCCGACGCCGTCGTGGCGAACACCCACATGGACCAGGACGCGTGGTCGCTCCGCGAGGGCGGTCTGTACGTCCAGACGTGGCACGGCACCCCGCTCAAGCGCATCCACGGCGACGCGCACACGCAGTACAGCGACGAGGACATGCGCCTGCTGCAGGCCGAGGTGGACCGCTGGGGCTGCCTCGTCGGCCCGGGCGGCGAGGGCAGCGCGCTGCTGGCCCGCGCCTTCCGCTACGAGGGCCGGGTGCTCGACACGGGGTACCCGCGCAACGACGTCCTCCACGCCCCCGACCGCGACGCGCGGCGGGCCGACGTGCGGCGGCGCCTCGGGCTCGGCGACGACGAGAAGGTCGTCCTCTACGCGCCGACGTGGCGCGACGACGAGGACCACGCGGCGGCCGACGGCGGCACGGGCGGCCTCGACGCCGCCGGCCTGGCCGACCGGCTCGGCGAGGGCTGGCGCGTACTCGTCCGGCTGCACTACTTCGTCCTCCGGGGCGCCGGTGCGTCCCACGAGCGCGTCCTCGACGTCGGCGCGCACCCCGACATCGCCGAGCTCTACCTCGCGGCCGACGCCTTCGTCACCGACTACTCGTCGTCGCTCTTCGACGTCGCCCCGACGGACCTCCCCGTCGTGCTCTTCGCCTACGACCTGGAGCACTACCGCGACACGCTGCGCGGCTTCTACCTCGACCTCGACGAGCAGTCGCCGGGCCCGGTCGTCCGCACCCAGGCCGAGCTCGAGGCCGTGCTGGCGGACCTGCCCGCCGTCACCGCGGCGTGGGCCGGCCGGCGCGCGGAGTTCGTCCGCCGCTGGGCACCGCTCGACGACGGCGGCGCGACCCGGCGCCTGCTCGAGCAGACGGGGCTCTGA
- a CDS encoding alpha-amylase family glycosyl hydrolase encodes MLTTTADEWWTTGVGYCLDLERFADGDGDGHGDLLGLGRHLDHLERLGVTFVWLQPFYPSPEGDDGYDVSDYYAVDPAVGSLGHLVEVVRALRERGIRTLVDLVVNHTSVEHAWFRDARSSRDSPYRDWYVWRDEPDPADDDTDLFFPGEEDSVWSYDEAAGQYFRHRFYSHQPDLNTSNPEVRDEIRRIMGFWLELGVVGFRVDAVPYFVETATREGDADDEGDGALAEPVHRGLRRDAGALSESFQMLDLMRAFISRRSSEAIMLGEVNLPYDEQLEFFGGSNARMTMNFDFVLNQQMHLALARQDAGPLLAALRGRPELAPSKSFGVFVRNHDELSLDQLAEDELAEVLAAFGPREEQQIFGRGLRLRLPTMVGHDRDRLEMVYALAFSLPGTPVLYYGEELAQDEDLDLPGRLAVRTHVRWGCTPEGDGVADQERDPGSVLHFFRTLVARYRDRPELGRGSVDLLDVGSPAVLAHRSTWAGRTTVTLHNLGEEPVTVRLPADVVPAGRRVLDLFGLDEQGGAEDGGGLEVTLGRYGYRWFGDVVD; translated from the coding sequence ATGCTGACGACCACGGCCGACGAGTGGTGGACGACGGGGGTCGGCTACTGCCTCGACCTCGAGCGCTTCGCCGACGGCGACGGCGACGGGCACGGCGACCTGCTGGGCCTGGGCCGCCACCTCGACCACCTCGAGCGGCTCGGCGTCACCTTCGTGTGGCTGCAGCCCTTCTACCCCTCGCCGGAGGGCGACGACGGGTACGACGTCAGCGACTACTACGCCGTCGACCCTGCCGTCGGCTCCCTCGGTCACCTCGTCGAGGTCGTCCGTGCGCTGCGCGAGCGCGGCATCCGCACGCTCGTGGACCTCGTCGTCAACCACACCTCCGTCGAGCACGCGTGGTTCCGGGACGCGCGGTCGTCGCGGGACTCGCCCTACCGCGACTGGTACGTGTGGCGCGACGAGCCCGACCCGGCCGACGACGACACCGACCTCTTCTTCCCCGGCGAGGAGGACTCGGTCTGGTCCTACGACGAGGCCGCCGGCCAGTACTTCCGGCACCGCTTCTACAGCCACCAGCCGGACCTCAACACGTCGAACCCCGAGGTCCGCGACGAGATCCGCCGCATCATGGGCTTCTGGCTGGAGCTGGGCGTCGTCGGCTTCCGCGTGGACGCCGTGCCGTACTTCGTCGAGACGGCCACGCGGGAGGGCGACGCCGACGACGAGGGCGACGGCGCGCTCGCCGAGCCGGTCCACCGGGGCCTGCGGCGCGACGCGGGGGCGCTGTCGGAGTCCTTCCAGATGCTCGACCTCATGCGGGCGTTCATCTCCCGCCGCTCGAGCGAGGCGATCATGCTCGGGGAGGTCAACCTCCCCTACGACGAGCAGCTCGAGTTCTTCGGCGGCTCCAACGCGCGCATGACGATGAACTTCGACTTCGTCCTCAACCAGCAGATGCACCTGGCGCTGGCCCGGCAGGACGCCGGCCCGCTGCTGGCCGCCCTCCGCGGGCGCCCGGAGCTGGCCCCCAGCAAGTCGTTCGGCGTCTTCGTGCGCAACCACGACGAGCTGTCGCTCGACCAGCTGGCCGAGGACGAGCTCGCCGAGGTGCTGGCCGCCTTCGGCCCGCGCGAGGAGCAGCAGATCTTCGGGCGGGGCCTGCGGCTGCGGCTGCCGACGATGGTCGGCCACGACCGCGACCGGCTCGAGATGGTCTACGCGCTGGCCTTCTCGCTGCCCGGCACCCCGGTCCTCTACTACGGCGAGGAGCTGGCGCAGGACGAGGACCTCGACCTGCCGGGGCGCCTCGCCGTCCGCACGCACGTCCGCTGGGGCTGCACGCCGGAGGGCGACGGCGTCGCGGACCAGGAGCGGGACCCCGGCTCCGTCCTGCACTTCTTCCGGACGCTCGTGGCCCGCTACCGCGACCGGCCCGAGCTCGGGCGGGGGTCGGTGGACCTCCTCGACGTCGGCAGCCCCGCCGTGCTCGCGCACCGCAGCACGTGGGCCGGCCGGACGACGGTGACGCTGCACAACCTCGGCGAGGAGCCGGTGACCGTGCGGCTGCCGGCCGACGTCGTCCCGGCCGGGCGGCGGGTCCTCGACCTCTTCGGCCTCGACGAGCAGGGCGGCGCCGAGGACGGCGGCGGCCTCGAGGTGACGCTCGGTCGCTACGGCTACCGCTGGTTCGGGGACGTCGTCGACTGA
- a CDS encoding CDGSH iron-sulfur domain-containing protein gives MPPVLRGAGEGATITVCPDGPLLVRGDVEIVDVDGEPVERRRSTVALCRCGRSSIAPYCDGSHKVRRGRR, from the coding sequence CTGCCCCCCGTCCTCCGCGGCGCCGGCGAGGGCGCCACCATCACCGTCTGCCCCGACGGGCCGCTGCTGGTGCGCGGCGACGTGGAGATCGTCGACGTGGACGGCGAGCCGGTGGAGCGCCGTCGGAGCACGGTGGCGCTGTGCCGGTGCGGGCGCTCCTCGATCGCCCCGTACTGCGACGGGAGCCACAAGGTGCGCCGCGGCCGTCGCTGA
- a CDS encoding iron-containing redox enzyme family protein, translating into MGVPTGRGPVSDAVRDVLLGGGTATADVRDLAAAELRRRDLGADELLRDDDLQLALWMLQELSFRAYGGAADHLEWDLGLVAARQVLEQALEEALRQVAEVPVGVAPAEVPEVLFAMTAEDGTPGLSHHLARRATVAEFRELMVHRSVYHLKEADPHTWAIPRLAGTVKAAMVEIQADEYGGGRAERMHAALFARTMRALGLSDTYGRYLDDVPATTLVGSTAMALLGLNRRLVGAVVGHLAAFEMTSSLPNRRYGAGMRRLGYDADATWFFDEHVEADAVHEQVAAHDLAGGFARQHPHRTDEVLFGAAVGLALDEVAGAHLLGSWQAGQSSLLGGGPLAGSSAAAAPAA; encoded by the coding sequence GTGGGGGTCCCGACCGGCCGCGGTCCCGTCTCGGACGCCGTCCGCGACGTGCTCCTCGGCGGCGGCACCGCGACGGCCGACGTCCGCGACCTCGCGGCGGCCGAGCTGCGCCGCCGCGACCTCGGCGCCGACGAGCTGCTCCGCGACGACGACCTGCAGCTCGCGCTGTGGATGCTGCAGGAGCTGTCCTTCCGCGCCTACGGCGGCGCGGCCGACCACCTCGAGTGGGACCTCGGGCTCGTCGCCGCGCGGCAGGTGCTCGAGCAGGCCCTCGAGGAGGCGCTGCGGCAGGTGGCGGAGGTGCCGGTCGGCGTCGCGCCGGCCGAGGTGCCCGAGGTCCTCTTCGCCATGACGGCGGAGGACGGCACGCCCGGGCTGTCGCACCACCTCGCGCGTCGCGCCACGGTGGCGGAGTTCCGCGAGCTCATGGTCCACCGGAGCGTCTACCACCTCAAGGAGGCCGACCCCCACACGTGGGCGATCCCGCGCCTCGCCGGGACGGTCAAGGCCGCGATGGTCGAGATCCAGGCGGACGAGTACGGCGGCGGCCGGGCGGAGCGCATGCACGCCGCGCTCTTCGCGCGGACGATGCGGGCGCTCGGCCTCAGCGACACCTACGGCCGCTACCTCGACGACGTCCCCGCGACGACGCTCGTGGGCTCCACGGCCATGGCGCTCCTCGGCCTCAACCGGCGGCTCGTCGGCGCCGTCGTCGGCCACCTCGCGGCCTTCGAGATGACGTCGTCCCTGCCGAACCGCCGCTACGGCGCCGGCATGCGTCGCCTCGGGTACGACGCCGACGCCACGTGGTTCTTCGACGAGCACGTCGAGGCCGACGCCGTCCACGAGCAGGTGGCCGCGCACGACCTCGCGGGCGGCTTCGCCCGCCAGCACCCGCACCGCACGGACGAGGTCCTCTTCGGCGCCGCCGTCGGCCTGGCCCTCGACGAGGTCGCGGGCGCGCACCTGCTCGGCAGCTGGCAGGCCGGGCAGTCCTCGCTCCTCGGCGGCGGGCCGCTCGCCGGCTCGTCCGCCGCCGCGGCGCCCGCCGCCTGA